From the genome of Bradyrhizobium elkanii USDA 76, one region includes:
- a CDS encoding alpha/beta fold hydrolase codes for MPSFHHGDVEIAYIDEGAGEPIVLVHGFASSKNVNWIYPTWVSDLVKAGRRVIALDNRGHGESAKLYDAAQYEIATMAGDVIALMDHLGIAPADIMGYSLGSRMTAILARENPDRVRSAILGGIGIGLIEGGGPGETVALALEAPALDDVTDPVGRTFRAFADQTRSDRRALAACLRGSRRLMTREEAAGIRVPVLIAVGSKDEIAGSASALGRIIPGSEVLDIPNRDHMRAVGDKVYKTGVIDFLSRRK; via the coding sequence ATGCCGAGTTTCCATCACGGCGATGTTGAAATTGCCTATATCGACGAAGGCGCGGGCGAACCGATCGTGCTGGTGCACGGCTTTGCCTCGAGCAAGAACGTCAACTGGATCTACCCGACCTGGGTCTCGGATCTCGTCAAGGCCGGCCGTCGGGTGATCGCGCTCGACAATCGCGGCCACGGCGAATCCGCCAAGCTCTACGATGCCGCGCAGTACGAGATCGCGACCATGGCCGGCGACGTGATCGCGCTGATGGACCATCTCGGAATCGCGCCCGCCGACATCATGGGCTATTCGCTGGGCTCGCGGATGACGGCGATCCTGGCGCGAGAGAATCCCGATCGGGTGCGCTCGGCGATCCTCGGCGGGATCGGCATCGGACTGATCGAGGGCGGCGGCCCCGGCGAGACGGTCGCGCTGGCGCTGGAGGCGCCGGCGCTCGACGATGTCACCGACCCGGTCGGCCGTACCTTCCGCGCCTTTGCCGACCAGACCCGCTCCGACCGCCGCGCGCTCGCCGCCTGCCTGCGCGGTTCGCGCCGCCTGATGACGCGCGAGGAGGCGGCCGGCATCCGCGTGCCGGTCTTGATCGCGGTCGGCAGCAAGGACGAGATCGCGGGCTCGGCGTCAGCGCTTGGCCGGATCATTCCGGGGTCGGAGGTGCTCGATATTCCGAACCGCGATCACATGCGGGCGGTCGGCGACAAGGTCTACAAGACCGGGGTCATCGACTTCCTGTCGCGGCGAAAATAG
- the cysE gene encoding serine O-acetyltransferase, whose amino-acid sequence MAVHQVNPQGGKLAALDPIWDRIRGEAEDILRREPELASFIYATVLHHERLEDSVVHRIAERLDHAALSGDLIRQTYGEALRDAPDIGNAFRADLVAVYDRDPATSRFIDPLLYFKGFHALQTHRLAHWLYQKGRKDFAFYLQSRSSAVFQTDINPAARIGRGIFLDHATGFVCGETAVIEDDVSILHGVTLGGTGKENEDRHPKIRHGVLIGAGAKILGNIEIGHCARIAAGSVVVKPVPHNVTVAGVPAKIVGEAGCAEPSRTMDQMLSAIGL is encoded by the coding sequence ATGGCAGTTCATCAGGTCAATCCGCAGGGAGGCAAGCTTGCGGCGCTCGATCCAATCTGGGATCGAATCCGCGGCGAGGCGGAGGACATCCTGCGGCGCGAGCCGGAGCTCGCATCCTTTATCTATGCGACCGTGCTGCATCATGAGCGGCTGGAAGATTCGGTGGTCCATCGCATTGCCGAGCGGCTCGATCACGCCGCGCTGTCGGGCGATTTGATCCGCCAGACCTATGGCGAGGCGTTGCGTGATGCGCCCGACATCGGCAACGCCTTCCGCGCCGACCTCGTCGCCGTCTATGACCGCGATCCCGCGACCTCGCGCTTCATCGATCCCTTGCTCTACTTCAAGGGCTTTCACGCGCTGCAGACCCATCGTCTCGCGCACTGGCTCTATCAGAAGGGCCGCAAGGATTTTGCCTTCTATCTGCAGAGCCGCTCCTCGGCGGTGTTCCAGACCGACATCAACCCGGCCGCCAGGATCGGCCGCGGCATCTTCCTCGATCACGCCACCGGTTTCGTCTGCGGCGAGACGGCGGTCATCGAGGACGACGTCTCGATCCTGCATGGCGTCACGCTCGGCGGCACCGGCAAGGAGAACGAGGATCGCCATCCGAAGATCCGCCACGGCGTGCTGATCGGCGCCGGCGCCAAGATCCTCGGCAATATCGAGATCGGTCATTGCGCGCGCATCGCGGCCGGCTCGGTCGTGGTCAAGCCCGTGCCGCACAACGTCACGGTTGCGGGCGTGCCGGCGAAAATCGTCGGCGAAGCCGGCTGTGCCGAGCCGTCGCGCACCATGGACCAGATGCTCAGCGCGATCGGGCTTTGA
- a CDS encoding zinc-finger domain-containing protein, which produces MSDHVVPHFHNDAGVSVIEIGSQEFMCVGANPPFDHPHVFLDLGNDNEIICPYCSTLYRFASDLAAGEARPPECVLKDKVA; this is translated from the coding sequence ATGTCCGACCACGTCGTCCCGCACTTCCATAACGATGCCGGTGTCTCGGTGATCGAAATCGGATCGCAGGAGTTCATGTGCGTCGGCGCCAACCCGCCGTTCGACCACCCGCACGTGTTCCTCGACCTCGGCAACGACAACGAGATCATCTGTCCGTACTGCTCGACGCTCTATCGCTTCGCGTCCGACCTCGCGGCCGGCGAAGCGCGGCCGCCGGAATGCGTGCTGAAAGACAAGGTCGCCTGA